In Mesotoga infera, one genomic interval encodes:
- the uvrB gene encoding excinuclease ABC subunit UvrB, giving the protein MLFELDSSYKPQGDQPQAIEKLIEGLQSGDRFQTLLGVTGSGKTFTMANLISSLQRPAIVISPNKTLVAQLYREFKTFFPKNKVELFISYYDYYMPESYIPSKDLFIEKEAEINETLERMRISTLKSVLTRNDTVVLASVSAIYASGDPRDFATMNIYIERGKTLNRKELALRLANIQYNRSEDISAGGIFHVKGEIFEIFPPYEDFGIRLYFFDDEIERIVTFDPINRKTIEELDMVTVYPAKEFVTTQEKISGAMRNIESELEERIKQLEREGKYLEAQRLKQRTTYDMEMLSSVGYCSGIENYSRFFDGRMPGERPYTLLDYFDREKFITFIDESHIGVPQLGAMYRGDYSRKKNLVDYGFRLPAAFDNRPLRFEEFLGTVGQIIFVSATPGNFEVEHSSRVIDQVIRPTGLIDPEVIVHPTESQVDDFIERMRKVKKRNERALVTVLTKKAAEMLSDYLNEVGIRAEYLHSELDAIERVEVLRKLRDGTVEVVVGVNLLREGLDLPEVSLVAIMDADKEGFLRSETTLVQTIGRAARNINGQVILYGDTVTGSMKRAIDETNRRRLKQLIYNKEHNITPETIVKPLYRNIFEEFAGEDLNKEREEKARATYLEGVLALKESLDYDDYVALLNEEMIRAVGELRFEDAAILRDEMYSLKKKRQNI; this is encoded by the coding sequence GGCGAACTTGATCAGCTCCCTTCAACGACCGGCGATAGTTATCTCTCCAAACAAGACTCTTGTTGCTCAACTATACAGAGAGTTCAAAACTTTCTTTCCGAAAAACAAGGTAGAGCTCTTTATAAGTTATTACGACTATTACATGCCCGAATCGTACATACCATCCAAGGACCTCTTCATAGAGAAGGAAGCTGAAATAAATGAAACCCTGGAGAGAATGAGAATTTCCACTTTGAAGTCTGTTCTGACTAGAAACGATACAGTTGTGCTTGCAAGCGTCTCTGCAATCTATGCGAGCGGTGACCCGAGAGACTTTGCAACGATGAATATCTATATCGAACGCGGAAAAACATTGAACCGTAAGGAGCTCGCCCTGCGGCTGGCAAACATTCAATACAATCGCTCCGAAGACATATCAGCGGGAGGAATATTCCACGTAAAAGGAGAGATCTTTGAGATCTTCCCGCCCTACGAAGACTTTGGAATAAGGCTTTACTTCTTTGATGATGAGATAGAAAGGATCGTCACCTTTGATCCAATCAACAGAAAGACGATAGAAGAGCTTGATATGGTGACCGTCTATCCTGCAAAGGAATTCGTTACGACTCAGGAAAAGATCTCCGGAGCTATGCGGAATATCGAGAGCGAACTTGAAGAGAGGATAAAGCAGCTTGAAAGGGAGGGGAAATATCTCGAAGCTCAGAGATTGAAGCAACGTACGACGTACGATATGGAGATGCTTTCAAGTGTTGGTTACTGCTCGGGAATCGAGAATTACTCGAGGTTTTTCGATGGTCGGATGCCAGGAGAGAGACCTTACACCCTGCTCGATTACTTCGATAGAGAGAAGTTCATCACCTTCATTGACGAGTCTCATATAGGAGTCCCTCAACTGGGGGCCATGTACAGGGGAGACTATTCGAGGAAGAAGAACCTCGTTGACTACGGCTTCAGGCTGCCCGCGGCCTTCGACAATCGTCCTCTAAGATTCGAGGAATTTCTCGGCACCGTAGGTCAGATAATATTCGTCTCTGCAACGCCTGGAAACTTTGAAGTCGAACATTCTTCGAGAGTAATCGATCAGGTTATCAGGCCGACCGGTCTCATCGACCCCGAAGTTATAGTACATCCAACCGAGAGTCAGGTCGACGACTTCATAGAAAGGATGAGAAAAGTCAAGAAGAGAAATGAAAGAGCATTGGTCACCGTCTTGACGAAAAAAGCGGCAGAAATGCTTTCGGACTATTTGAACGAAGTCGGGATCAGGGCCGAGTATCTTCATTCCGAGCTCGACGCTATTGAGAGAGTCGAGGTATTGAGAAAGCTTAGAGACGGAACTGTTGAGGTTGTAGTAGGGGTGAACCTATTGAGAGAGGGGCTCGATCTGCCCGAAGTCTCTCTGGTTGCGATAATGGATGCGGACAAAGAGGGTTTTCTACGTTCGGAGACAACCCTGGTTCAAACTATTGGAAGGGCGGCCAGAAACATTAACGGTCAGGTTATTCTGTACGGCGATACCGTGACCGGCTCCATGAAGAGGGCAATAGACGAAACCAATAGAAGGAGGCTCAAGCAATTAATCTACAACAAAGAGCACAATATAACTCCCGAAACAATAGTCAAGCCGCTATATAGAAATATCTTCGAAGAGTTTGCCGGAGAAGATCTCAACAAAGAGCGCGAAGAAAAGGCTAGAGCAACTTACCTTGAAGGCGTCCTCGCACTTAAGGAGTCTCTCGATTACGACGATTACGTCGCTCTTCTCAACGAAGAGATGATAAGGGCCGTAGGGGAGCTCAGATTTGAAGATGCGGCGATCCTGAGAGATGAGATGTACAGCCTAAAAAAGAAGAGACAGAACATATAG